The following are encoded together in the Montipora foliosa isolate CH-2021 chromosome 12, ASM3666993v2, whole genome shotgun sequence genome:
- the LOC137979327 gene encoding uncharacterized protein yields the protein MNMKLRQKEQLKAEYTHIIEEQLEEGIVERIPSEPTGKRVFYLPHKAVVRTEAVTTKVRMVFDASAKPHPLAASINECMYTGPSLQPLLWDVMIRSRMSENLLLGDIKKAFLQIGIKEEDRDAFRFLFTLHGKEEHLRFARVPFGAEASPFILGATLRYHIDQQPEDFAETVEELRTNTYVDNLMKTGGQVEEMRKFKEETTYILDDAKFKVHKWESNIKELEDQNMTNPSKILGQV from the coding sequence ATGAATATGAAACTAAGACAAAAGGAACAGTTAAAGGCTGAGTACACACACATAATTGAAGAACAGCTAGAAGAAGGGATAGTCGAAAGAATCCCAAGCGAACCAACGGGCAAACGAGTATTCTATTTGCCACATAAGGCTGTCGTTCGAACAGAAGCTGTCACAACGAAAGTCAGAATGGTGTTTGATGCCAGTGCCAAACCTCATCCTCTAGCTGCAAGCATAAACGAATGCATGTACACTGGCCCATCCCTCCAACCCCTTCTGTGGGACGTAATGATTAGATCAAGGATGTCTGAGAACCTACTACTGGGAGATATCAAGAAAGCATTCCTACAAATCGGAATAAAGGAGGAAGACAGGGACGCTTTCCGGTTTCTTTTCACCTTGCACGGAAAAGAGGAGCATCTGCGATTTGCAAGGGTACCATTTGGTGCAGAAGCCAGTCCCTTCATTTTAGGAGCCACTCTGAGATACCACATTGATCAACAGCCGGAAGATTTTGCGGAGACAGTAGAAGAGTTGAGAACTAACACTTACGTAGACAACCTTATGAAGACAGGAGGACAGGTTGAGGAAATGAGGAAGTTTAAAGAAGAGACCACTTACATACTCGATGATGCAAAGTTCAAAGTGCACAAGTGGGAGTCAAACATAAAAGAGTTGGAAGATCAGAATATGACAAACCCCAGCAAAATACTAGGACAGGTTTGA